The sequence GATAATTAAAAGTCAGACAGTGGCACTGAAACTTCTGTTTTTTAGCCAGATATAAAGTTACGGCAGAATCGAGCCCGCCGGATAATAAGACTATGGCCTTTTTCATATCTCATAATAAGAGGCGCAGCTGTTATGGCTCTCCCAGACCGTAACTAACTTAAGGCCCTTCACCTTTGATTTAAGATTTTTATAGATATATTGCGCGATATTTTCCGAGGTAGGGTTAAATTTTCGGAAATAAGCGATATGATTCAAACATTTATGGTCTAATTTTTCCAAGGCCATGTTTATGGCTAACTTTAAATCATGAAAGTCCAAAATCATGCCTGCTTTATCTAATTTCTCTGCTTCTACGCTGACTTCTACTTTCCAATTATGGCCGTGCAGCTCTTCGCATTTACCTTTGTAAGCGCGTAAGTAGTGCGCCGAGCTAAAATAGGATTCGATTTTTATACTATACACTGCTCACCTTTTTTACGTCGGATAACGGCGTGC comes from Candidatus Omnitrophota bacterium and encodes:
- the queD gene encoding 6-carboxytetrahydropterin synthase QueD; the encoded protein is MYSIKIESYFSSAHYLRAYKGKCEELHGHNWKVEVSVEAEKLDKAGMILDFHDLKLAINMALEKLDHKCLNHIAYFRKFNPTSENIAQYIYKNLKSKVKGLKLVTVWESHNSCASYYEI